One window of the Magnolia sinica isolate HGM2019 chromosome 19, MsV1, whole genome shotgun sequence genome contains the following:
- the LOC131234646 gene encoding ubiquitin-conjugating enzyme E2 22-like: MRGRLYTGIHALKPKAKSKTGAISESTTALNVDQTNTVCSTTALSLPSPLASSKAGSGAGNGQDQPATTTTMETMSIGGASTVQKKEGLSVVATAAAATTKVQMVDKKKMDARKKSLKRL, encoded by the coding sequence ATGCGTGGCAGGCTCTACACTGGGATCCATGCCCTTAAGCCAAAAGCGAAATCCAAGACGGGTGCCATCTCCGAGTCTACCACTGCACTGAATGTGGACCAAACAAACACAGTCTGTAGCACGACCGCTCTGTCATTGCCATCTCCTCTAGCCAGCAGCAAAGCAGGTAGCGGAGCTGGCAACGGCCAAGATCAGCCTGCAACTACTACCACCATGGAGACCATGTCAATAGGAGGGGCATCAACGGTTCAAAAGAAGGAAGGGCTGTCTGTTGTCGCCACTGCTGCTGCTGCCACCACCAAAGTCCAGATGGTGGACAAGAAGAAGATGGATGCTAGAAAGAAAAGCTTGAAGAGATTATAG